In the Hordeum vulgare subsp. vulgare chromosome 7H, MorexV3_pseudomolecules_assembly, whole genome shotgun sequence genome, one interval contains:
- the LOC123409790 gene encoding aspartyl protease family protein At5g10770-like, with translation MMCSLVVILLLSISSSVASHGAGAGSQRYHVVKTSHLEPESLCSGLKVAPSAEGTWVPLHRPFGPCSPSAGRAPAPTLLEMLRWDQVRTEYVRRKASGGAEDVLNPAKPRVLMSQTDFAVRSPFGVGSGSGSSAWIDADGDPTVVSQQTMAIDTTVDVPWIQCAPCPIPQCYPQRDPLFDPTTSSTAAAVRCGSPACRSLGPYGNGCSNRSANAECRYLIEYSDDRATAGTYMTDTLTISGTTAVRNFRFGCSHAVRGRFSDLTAGTMSLGGGAQSLLAQTARSLGNAFSYCVPQASASGFLSIGGPATTNSTTVFATTPLVRSAINPSLYLVRLQGIVVAGRRLGIPPVAFSAGAVMDSSAVITQLPPTAYRALRRAFRNAMRAYPRSGATGTLDTCYDFLGLTNVRVPAVSLVFGGGAVVVLDPPAVMIGGCLAFTATSSDLALGFIGNVQQQTHEVLYDVAAGGVGFRRGAC, from the exons ATGATGTGCTCCCTCGTCGTGATCCTCCTCTTGTCCATTAGCTCCTCCGTTGCCAGCCATGGCGCCGGAGCAGGCAGCCAGCGCTACCATGTGGTGAAGACGAGCCACTTGGAGCCCGAATCCTTGTGCTCTGGCCTCAAGG TGGCGCCATCGGCCGAGGGCACGTGGGTGCCGCTGCACCGTCCGTTCGGCCCTTGTTCGCCGTCGGCGggcagggcgccggcgccgaccCTGCTGGAGATGCTCCGGTGGGACCAGGTCCGCACCGAGTACGTCCGGAGGAAGGCCAGCGGCGGGGCAGAGGAcgtgctcaaccctgccaagccgCGTGTGCTGATGTCTCAGACGGACTTTGCTGTCCGTTCACCCTTCGGCGTGGGCTCCGGCTCCGGTAGCTCGGCGTGGATCGACGCCGACGGCGACCCCACGGTCGTGTCCCAGCAAACCATGGCCATCGACACGACGGTGGACGTGCCGTGGATCCAGTGCGCCCCCTGCCCCATCCCCCAGTGCTACCCGCAGCGGGACCCCCTGTTCGACCCCACCACGTCGAGCACCGCCGCGGCCGTCCGCTGCGGCTCTCCGGCTTGCCGCTCCCTCGGCCCCTACGGCAACGGCTGCTCCAACAGGTCCGCCAACGCCGAGTGCCGGTACCTCATCGAGTACAGCGACGACCGGGCCACCGCCGGGACGTACATGACCGACACGCTCACCATCAGCGGCACCACCGCCGTCCGCAACTTCCGGTTCGGGTGCAGCCACGCCGTGCGCGGTAGGTTCAGCGACCTCACCGCCGGGACCATGTCCCTCGGCGGCGGCGCACAGTCGCTCCTCGCCCAGACCGCCCGCTCCCTGGGCAACGCATTCTCCTACTGCGTCCCGCAGGCCAGCGCCTCCGGCTTTCTCTCCATCGGCGGGCCGGCGACGACCAACTCCACGACCGTGTTCGCCACCACGCCGCTCGTCAGGAGCGCCATCAACCCGAGCCTCTACCTGGTGCGGCTCCAGGGCATCGTCGtggcggggcgccggctcgggatCCCGCCGGTGGCATTCTCCGCCGGGGCGGTGATGGACTCGAGCGCCGTCATCACGCAGCTGCCCCCCACCGCGTACCGCGCGCTGCGCCGGGCCTTCAGGAACGCCATGAGGGCGTACCCGAGGAGCGGCGCCACGGGGACCCTCGACACCTGCTACGACTTCCTGGGGCTCACCAACGTGAGGGTGCCGGCCGTCTCCCTGGTGTTCGGCGGCGGCGCCGTCGTGGTGCTCGACCCGCCGGCCGTCATGATCGGGGGATGCCTCGCCTTCACGGCGACCTCCTCGGACCTGGCCCTCGGCTTCATCGGCAACGTGCAGCAGCAGACGCACGAGGTGCTCTACGACGTCGCCGCCGGGGGCGTCGGCTTCCGCCGTGGCGCCTGTTAG